In Anaerolineales bacterium, the sequence CTGATTCCCAACCTGCTGGTTATCGGCTTGGTTCACATGGGCCAGACGGGATACATCCTCTTTCTCCTCCCGCCGTTGTTCATCCATACCCCGCCGAGATTGCGCGAGTTCATCCTCCGTTTTTTTTCCGCGGGCGGAGCGGACGGAGAAAGCCGCGGAGCATCCGTGGAATCCAAAATGATTCTCAGCCTCCTCGTCTTCGGCATTGCGGGGATTTCGGTTTTCCTGACCGGCGCCTATCCGTTGATCCGCTACCAAAATTCCACCTGGCAGGATGCGCGGCGCTTGGTGGAAACCTATTCTCCGGAAAGCACCATCATCCTGGCCGATGATTCCCGATCCCGCGGCTTCCGGCAGATCAGCTACTATCTTCCCGACTACCGGACCTTCATGGTGGCCGAGGCCTATCCTTCCGGCGCCTACAAACCCAAATCCGGAATTTTGCCCATGGGATGGGTTTTTCAAAGCGAGAACGGCGAAGATAATTATTATCTGGACCCGGATGGAAACATGGTTTACGATGCGCTGGCGCTGGAAGACGGGGTAACCGGCATTCTCTTGTCCAGTGAAAGCATCCGGGACGCCATGCAGGAAGGGATGGCGATCGCGGGGCAGGAGGCGGAGTTCGAAGCTGTCGACGGAGATTTCTATTACGTTTCCGTTCCGGAAGGGATGCACACCCTGATCTTTCGGAACGGATTGCTGTATTTCCAATAGCAAAGCGGAGGAGCCGGCGGAAATCGGGGCGAGGACAAGCCGTGAATCGGTCCCGTCAGCCCTGGAGAAAGAGGCCAGGGATGCGCCTTGAAAAAACTCCGGAGCGGACTCAAACGTATTTCCTTCCCTGATCCTCGGCCTGCTCCTCGGAAAAGCCGGATTAAAGGTGTGTTCTTAACCCGAAGCAAAAATTTTATAAACGTCCGTATCTGCTCAGCCTCAGAATGATTAAAAAGAACTATTCCCTGGCCCTCCCTTCACTCCCGCTCAAGGACAGGCTTTCCCCCTCTCCTGACTTATCTCGGGTGAGGGGGAAGGGGTTGTGGGGGTTGGGGTGAGGAACGGGCAGGAACGAGGAGCTGAGGAGATACAACAAAAGAAGGGTGGGGGATTTAAGAACGGTGCGGAGGAAGGGGATCATCCCCCGCAGGCGTTCGCCAGGTGCTGGATGTAGGTTTCCGCGAAGTTGTGGCGGCCGGATCCGTCGCAGGCGGCGCGGTAATAATAAAAGCCCGACGGCACCGGCTGCGCGATTGCGTCCAATGCCGCCATGCTCGGACTGCAAATCGGCCCCGGCGGCAAGCCGCTGAAAACATACGTGTTGTATGGTGAATCCAGCCCCAGATCGGCGTCCCGCAACGGGCTGGCCCACCATCCCCCGCGGTCGGTTTGGAAACCCAAGGCGTATTGCACGGTCGGGTCGACCTGCAGGCGCATGTCGATCGCCAGACGGTTGTACAGCACCGAGGCGATCAACGCCATCTCCTCCTCCAACATCGCCTCGCGCTCGATGATCGACGCCATCGTTACCGCCTGGTACACGCTCAACCCGCGGGACCGCACGGCCTCGATCCATCCGGGGGAGAGCGACTGCCAGAAGTTCACCGCCATCCGTTCCACCAGCCTCTCCGCCGCGTCGCCGGGAACCAGGCGGTATTGGCCCGGCAACAGAAAACCCTCGAGGTTCGCCCAGGACGGGATTTCCGCGTACAGCGCGGTCAGGCTGCCGCTGCTGTTGGGGCGCCCGGAGGCCGCCGCCAGAAACTCGGCCGGCAGCATGGGGATGCCCGATTGCGGCAGCGCCTCGGCGGTTTCTTCGAGGCGCCACCCGGCGAACAGCGTGAACAGGCGGATCTTGCTTTCGGCGCTGGCCAGCGAATCGGCGATCTGCTGCGGGCTTTGGCCCGCGCGGATGAGGAAGGAACCCGAGCCGATCCGCCTGTCGCCCCCGGTGTAGCGGAGGTAGTTGCAGACCAGGTCGGCGCTGTGAACCCAGGCCTGCTGTTCCAGCCGGACGCAGATCTCCGCCGCCGTCTCGCCCTCGACGACGTCAAACACCCCGTCCGCCGGCGCCGACGGCGAACGCAGGTCGTCGTAGTGCAGGCGCAGGTAAGCCCGCAGGTAAAGCAGGTCGAGCGTGGAAAGATCGTCCGCCGGCTTCGGCAGCGGCGTTCCGGAATCCTCGCTCAGTAGCAGGACGGCGCAGGAGGCGATCAGCGAGAGGATGATCCCGGACAGAAAAATCCCGAGGAACGGTTTCCACGCGTTGAGCTCCGGTTTAGGGTTGGGATTCCGCCTGGGCATCCAGATACTCCTGTAGGAAGGCCGCCGCCGCGAGCGAATCGTCCTCCGCGCGGCGGGCCTTGCGTCTCTCGCCGCGGATCAGGCGGATCTCCCGGGCGCGCGCCGTGGAAAAGGATTCGTCGTACAGATCGACCGGGACGGACGCCGCCGCGCGCAAGTCGGCGAGCAGCCGGTGGGTGAAGCGGGTTAGGTCGTCCGGGACGGAATCCGGCCCGCCGGATCGGCCGATCAGGATCCGTCCCGCTTGTTCGCGCCGGACGGCCTCCAGGATCTTCTCACACGCCTGCCGCAGGGATCCGGGCCGGAATACCTCCAACGCGCGCGCCGCCGTCCCGGTAGGATCGCTCACCGCCAATCCGATTTTGCGCAGGCCGGGGTCCACCGCGAGGATTTTCAATCCGCCTCCGCCAGAATCTCGATCTGGAAGGGGAACAGCGGCAGACAGGGAAGCCAATCCGGATACACCTCGACGCCGCGGACCTCCATGGCGCCGAACCGGCCACGGAGGATCGAAGCCGCCTGATCGGGGGATCGGCCCTGCAGCGCCGCGGCCATTTCCATTCGGTTGGGAAGGGCCACCGCCGAACCGGAGGCGGCGATCATGATTGCCCCCGCCGAGTTTTCCATAAGACGGATGGAAACGTCATCTGCAAACAGGGTTTCCCCCGGCCGCAGAGCCGCCGCCAGCTTCGTTCGGGCGCGGGTGCGGACGACCTCGGCCGGGCAGACCGACAGGGATGCGGAACCGTGCAGGGTCAACCCGACGCTGTCGGCGGCGGAATGTACGGGGAGGTCCGGCGCGTCCTGCGGGTCGAAGGTCACGCGCAGGGAGCCCTCCACCGCCATGCGTTCCGCGCCGGCGAGATTCTCAAATCCGGACTTGGCTTCCGCCATCATCCGTTCGGCCAGCTCCGTTTGCAGGGCGGCCAGGTCGGAAGCGGTGACGGAGTTCCGCCAATCCTGGGCGCCCCCGGACATGGGTTGGAAATTCTCCGCCTTTAAGGAAAGCCCCAACGGACCCATGACGCGGTTCACCATCCCGGCCGCCAGATTGGCTTGGGGCCCCGGCTTGGCCGCCCGTACGGATACGGATTGCGATCTTGCGGGCAGCAGCTGGATCCCTTCGAGGGTTTCAAAAAGGATGCCCCCGTCCGAGGACAGGAGCAAGCCCGGGGCGAGGTTAAGCACCCCCACGGAAATATTGGTGAGCGTGACTTCTCCGGCCGCGTAGGCGGTCGGGACGAGAAGTCGGCCTCCGGTGACGCGGCGCCCGCTGAGTGTCAACTGCAGGGTTAGGCGGCGGCAGTAGGACGGATCGAGGGATTCGGATCCCGCGACCGTCCGCGTTGGGAAAACCGCATGCACCTTCGCGGAGGGAAGCAGCAGGAACAGAACGCCGGCGATGGAAAGCGCGGCCGCCGCGAACCACCCGATCCGCACGAGCGCGGGAGGCGCGGGCCGCCCCGACGGGCGCGGAGGCGCGGTCGGCCGAGTTCTGGGTTTGGGACGCGCGCGCCGCTTCTCCGCGCGGGAGCGGGTGGACAGACCGGCCAGGGCGGATGCGGTAAGGGTCGGATAGCAGGCGATGCCGGCGGCGCGCGCCAGTCGGAGGACTTGCCCGTCGGTGCTGACCACCGCCAGCTCCGAGCCGGCCGCCGCCGCCCAGCGGGCCATCAACGCCAGGTCCAGGCGGCGGGTGAGGGGCTCCTCCAGCACGTTCCAAAGCAGAATCAGGCGGCCGGCCTGGGTGCGGGCGATTTTGTCGCGCATGGAATGCAGATCGTCGGTTCGTTCCAGGGTGAGGATTTGCTCTTTCATGGGCTCCGGTTGGGCCATGGATCGCGGACGATGGACCATGGCCGGTCAGCCGATTGATTTCTATGATCCGGCTGGAGACGAAGACTCCCGGCGAATCACCGGCGAGGTTCCGGTCTATAGCCGGGCTTCATCCGAGCTTTTCTTTGACCGCCGATCGGATGGTTTGCAGGGCGTCCTCCAACCGCTGCGGATCCGTGCCGCCGGCCTGGGCCATGGCTGGCCGGCCGCCGCCCCCGCCGCCAATCAGCTTGGCGGCGGCTTTGGCGAGCTCGTCCGCGCGCAGCCCGCGGGCGGTCAGGTCGTCGCTGACGGTGACGATCAGGAGCGGCTTGTCGTCGACGACGGAGCCGATCGCCGCGATTCCGCTGGCATGCTTTCGGCGGAATACGTCGGCGAGGGTCCGCAGCGTATCAGCCCCGGCCTGCGCCACCCGGACGGTCAGCACCGGAACGCCGGCGATGGCTTCGATCCGCTCCAGCGAGGCCTCGAATTCCGCGCCGGCCATCTCCTGCCGCAGGCGCTGGTTCTCCTTGCGCAGCCGGTCCAATTCGTCCATCTGTTCGAGCACTTTGCGGTCCACTTCCTCGGCGCCCACGCCGAGATAGGCGCCGGCCTGCTGCAGCACCCGGTTGCGTTCCTGGACCAACGCGACGGCGGTGTGGCCGGTTACGGCCTCGATCCGGCGCACGCCGGAAGCGACGCTGCTCTCCGCGATGATCAGGAACAGCCCGATGTCGCCGGTTTGGGTTACGTGAGTCCCCCCGCACAATTCGTAGGAAAAGGGTTTTTCATCGTCGCCGATGGCGATGGTGCGCACCGTCTCGCCGTATTTTTCGCCGAACAGCGCCATGGCCCCCTTGCCGACGGCCTCCTCGCGCGCTTCCTCGGTCGGCGAGACCGGATAATTGGCGAGGATCGCCTCGTTGACGTAGCGTTCGACCTTTTCCAGGTCCGGCTGGCTGACCATGCTGTGGTGGGTGAAATCGAACCTCAGCCGGTCCGGGGCGACGAGCGACCCGGCCTGGCGCACGTGGTTTCCCAGCACGTAGCGCAGTTCCGCGTGCAGGAGGTGGGTGGCGGTGTGGTTGCGCATGACGCTCCAGCGCCGCTCTTCGTCCACCTCCATCCGCGCCAAGTCCCCCTGCGCCGGACGCCCGGAGTTGACCTTTCCGCGCAGTACGATCAATCCGCCGACCGGGCGGTGGGCTTCCGCAACGACGATGTCCCAAGCCGTATCGTTGCCGCCTTCGGCACCGGGCATCCACAGCAAGCCGCTGTCCGCCACCTGGCCGCCGGATTCAATGTAGAGGCACGCCCGCGGGAGGATCACTTCGACCTCGTCGCCCTCCTGGGCGGTTTTCACCCGCTGTCCGCCGTGCAGGATCGCCAGGATCGGTTCGTCCATTTGGAACGTGGAATACGGATCATATTCCACGCCGTTTTCCGGCAGACCTCCCTCTTGTTTGAGCTCTTCCAGCAGTTTCCGGTAGCGCTCGGCCTCCCGGCCGGTCATCTCGCCCGCCGTCTGAGCCGCCCCCGAGACTTCGCGGTGCTCTTCCATCGCCTGCCGAAAACCCTCCGCGTCCACTTCCATCCCGCTTTCGCGGAGGACGTCGCGGGTGATCTCGAGCGGCAAGCCGTAGGTGGCGTACAGGTCGAAGGCGCGGCGGCCGGGAAGTTTTTTTTCGCCCTTTTGGCGCAGATCGATCAGCACTCCCTGCAAGTAGTCCATCCCCAAGTCGACGGTTGCCCGGAAGCGGCGCTCCTCGAGGGTCAGCGCCGAGGCGACCGCCTCGCGGTGCCGGACCAATTCCGGGTAAGCCTCGCCGTAGGTGGCCACGACCGCTTCGGCCACCTGGGCGAGGAATGGCTCGGTCAGCCCGATTTTTCCGCCGAACAGCGCCGCCCGGCGGATAATCATCCGGCAGATGTAGTTGCGCCCGACGTTCCCGGGAACCACCCCGTCGGCGATCAGGAACGCGGCGGCGCGGGCGTGGTCGGCGATCACGCGGTAGGCGGTGAAATTCTCCTCGCGCTGTTTGTCCGAATGGCCGGTAAGCTTTTGGGCGGCCTGGATCAGCGGCCACAGCAGGTCGGTGCGGTAGTTGGAATTCACGTCCTGGAGGACCGCGACGAGGCGGTCGAAGCCCATCCCCGTGTCGACATGTTTCGCGGGCAGGGGCTCAAGCGTGTCCGGTCCGGTCCGGTTGTACTGGATGAAGACCAGGTTCCACAGTTCGGTGAAGCGGCGGCAGTCGCCGTTGACCCGGCAGACGTGTCCGGGAACGGCCCGCTTGTCGCAGGCGTCTTCGCCGCGGTCGAGGTGAATTTCGCTGCACGGCCCGCAGGGTCCGGTATCCGCCATTTCCCAGAAATTCTCTTTGCGTCCGAACGGCAGGACGTGCGCCCGGTCCATCCCCGGCTGGTGTTTCCATTCGTTTGCGGCTTCCTCGTCGGCGGCGATATCGCCCTGGTCGTCGAGAAAATAGGTCGCATAGAGTTTGTCGGCCGGAAGCCCCCAGACTCCGGTGAGGAGTTCCCAGGCCCAGGCGATGGCTTCCTTTTTATAATAGTCGCCGAAGGACCAGTTCCCGAGCATCTCGAAAAACGTGTGATGGGTGTCGTCGCGTCCGACCTCGTCGAGATCGTTGTGCTTGCCGGCGACGCGCATGCACTTCTGGCAATCGACGGCCCGCACGTAGGGGCGCTTGTCGGTCCCGAGGAACACGTCCTTGAACTGCACCATTCCGGCGTTGGTGAACAGCAGGGTGGGATCGTTGCCGGGAACGAGCGAAGCCGAGGGGACGACGGTGTGGCCGCGGGCGGCGAAGAAATCGAGAAATTCTTTTCGGATTTGGGCGCCGGTTTTGCGCGCCCCTTTGCGCGCCTTGGCGGGCTCGGCGCGGGAAGATTTGCTTTTCGGCATCCGACCTCCAGAAAGGGTGAAACGATTATAGTCGAGAGGGGTTGGGAATGGCAATCCGGCGATGAAGCGCACCGGCCCCGCGGATGGGCGGCTTCGGAACCCGTTGGCCGCAACATTCGCCGATCCCGCAAAGGATTCTGTTTTTTTCATCCTATGGGAACGCCCGTCCACGGGCGGCGCTTTGGGTGGGAGAAAAAGGCGGAAGTTTTTTTACACCCCGTCCGCCCTTTTCGGCATACCGGGTTTGACGGGTTTGCCGAATCGGCTGACGGATCCCGCTTTGGTGTAGAATCCTTCGACAGACAGCTCGTCACGCGGTACGGCCTGGAGGAAAAGATGATCCGGATAATCGCCGATACGACTTGCGCTCTGCCCCGTGAAACCACCCGCAAGCTGAACATCCCCATGCTTCCGCAAATCATCATCTTCGGCGAGGAGACCTACCGGGATGACTCGGAGCTCGACACGGCCGGCTTCCTGACGAAATTACGGGCGTCGCCGGTCCTTCCAAAGACCGCCGCGCCCCCGCCGGCGCTGTACGCTCCGGTCTTCAAAGAGCTTCTCGACCAGGGGGATACGATCCTCGCCGTCTGTCCGTCGGCGGAGGTCAGCGGGACCCTGCGGTCGGTCCAGGTGGCCGCGCAGGATTTTCCCGGCGCGCCGATTCACATCGTCGACATGCGGACGATCGCCGGAATGCTGGGCGCCGCGGTGCTTCTGGCGGACCGCTGGGCCAAGCAGGGCCTGGGGATCGAGGAGATCCTCGCCAAATTGGAAACCCTGAAAAACCGGCAACGCACGTATTTCGTCGTCGACACCCTCGAATACCTGCACAAGGGCGGGCGGATCGGCGGCGCCAGCCGCCTGGTGGGGGAGGTGCTGCAGGTGAAACCGATTCTTCACATCCTGGACGGCCGCGTGGAAGCGTTTGAAAAACAGCGGACCCGCAAACGGGCGTTGGCCCGGCTGGCGGAGCTGGTGGCCGAGGAATGCCCCAAAGGCAACGACTCGTTCCTATGCGTCATGCAGGCGGATGCGCAGGGGGCCGCCGAGGAGCTGGCCGGAGGATTGCGGCGGCAAACGGGCGCGCAGGAGATTCCGATCTACGAGCTTCCGCCGGCGATCGTCACCCACGGAGGACCCGGGACGCTGGCGGTTGGGTTCTACGTTCAACCGGTTACCTGATTGCTTTGTGGGGGGCGCCGAAGGGGGGCCAGCCCCGGACCGCGGCGCCCGCGGGCGGCGGATCGCGTTACGGGATCAGGTGAACAGCGCCGTCCGCTTGTGCTTGCGGAACCATTCCACCGTGTCGGCGAAGGTATCCATCAGGCTGCGGGGGTGGTACCCCAATTCCGCCGTCGCTTTGGCGTGGCTGATGGCGGAATTGCTGCGCAGCGTCTCCAGCGAATAGGATGTGAACCGCGGTTTGATTTTGCGGTGGAGATAAAGCAGGGGGGAGAAGCGGGCGGCGAAGCGGGCGAGCGAGAAGGGGATGTAGATCCGGGAGAACCGCCTTCCGGTCAAATCCCACAAGACGTCGATGATCCGTTGGACGCTGATCTGTTCGCCCGAAAGGATGTAGGTTTCGCCGTTGCGCCCCTCGTCGGCGGCCCGGATCACGCCGTCGGCCACGTCGCGGACATCGACGAAATCGTAGGCCCCGTCGACGTAGAATTGCGCCTTGTGGTTCACGCAGTCCAGGATCAACTGTCCCAGCTCCGAGCAGCGAAAATCGTGCGGCCCGATCACCCCGGTGGGGCAGAGGATCACCGAATCTAATCCGTCGCGGACGGCTTGCAGGACCGCCAAGGAGGCTTCGGCTTTGGAGCGGTCGTATTCGCCGGCGGCGTTTTCCGGATCGAAAGGAAGCCGTTCGTCGATGCAGACGCCGTGGGGGGCGCGTCGGATGGCGTGGATCGAGCTGGTGTAAATCAGCCGCCGCACGCCCGCCCGGCGGGCTTCGGCGATGACGTTTTTCGTCCCATCGAGGTTGACGCGGCGCACGAAGGGATTCCGCCCCGGGAGGATGGAGATGATCCCGGCCAGGTGGAATACCCGGGTCACGCCCCGCATCGCTTGGCGAAGCGAAACGGGGTCGAGCACGTCGCCGGTGACCATTTCCACTAGCATGTCCTTGAGCGGGAGGGTATCCTCGCCCGGAAAGATCAAGACTCGCACGGCTTCGCCAGCGGCGATCAGTTTCCGAACCAGCACGTTCCCGATGTGTCCGGTGGCCCCGGTCACCAGATTCATACCGACCTCCTTGTCATTCCGTCCATCAACATCCGCAGGCTCTCCCGGCCGACCTTTCCCCAATCCGCCGCCTGCGGATCCACCACGCCTTGCAGCAGCACGCCGACCGCCAGTGAGATCACGGCCATTGCCGCGGTTTCGCCCTCCGGCGATTCCGTGGGAAGCGCCGGGTTCATTTCCGCGATGATTCCTTTAAAATAATCCCGGTATTTCGCGTAAGGGGCGGTCGCCGCCTTCCACAACTCCGGATCGCGCGCAGCGTGAGCCCAAAATTCCAGGAAGATCGGCAGCCGGCCTTCGGCCTTGGTTATCACCTCCGGAAGGATGTCCGCCATCCGGACGACGGCCTCCGGCGTATACGGCGAATTGCCGCGCAGGGCTTCCAAGCCGGCATCGAGTTCCTTCAACCAATCCGCCAGCAATTCCATGAAGACGGATTGCTTGGATTCAAAATGATGGTAAAAAGCGCCCTTGCTGATGCCGGCCGCGCTGCAGATCTCGGCCACGGATGCGGATTCATAGCCGGATTTGGAGAATAATTCCTGGGCGGCGAAGATGATTTTTTCTCGGGTTTCAATGCTTCGGGTTTGCACGGAAAAGATACCGACCGGTCGGTTTATCAAATTTACCCTTATTTTTCAGGGAAGTCAACGTTCGATTGTCTTGCAAAATATTGACTCTCTTTCCCCTCTCGGGTACCATCCATCTGCCCGGCCGGACCGATGCGGCGGAATATGCCTAACTCTTGCGGATATGCGGAGAAGCACCGGTGAGGCGGTTCTTGCGAGCGCCATCGGGAAGCTTGGTTGGGAAATCGCCAAGATGAAAATAAACCGCGGTGTATTCGCCCCTCTGCTTGCCATCCTCGGTTTGTTGTCCGTTTATTTCATCACTCTGAAACCAGTCTTTCTCTATCGGGAAGGACAGCTCCTCCGGGTGCTGACGCATGCCTCTTCTGTGGCGGTCGTCCTTCGCGAAGCCGGGATGACGTGGCAAAGCGGAGCCCAGCCCGTCCCCGGCCTGGAGGCTCCCGTAGGCTGGGGAATGACGATAGAAATCCCCGCCGAA encodes:
- a CDS encoding TetR/AcrR family transcriptional regulator, producing the protein MQTRSIETREKIIFAAQELFSKSGYESASVAEICSAAGISKGAFYHHFESKQSVFMELLADWLKELDAGLEALRGNSPYTPEAVVRMADILPEVITKAEGRLPIFLEFWAHAARDPELWKAATAPYAKYRDYFKGIIAEMNPALPTESPEGETAAMAVISLAVGVLLQGVVDPQAADWGKVGRESLRMLMDGMTRRSV
- the mltG gene encoding endolytic transglycosylase MltG; protein product: MPRRNPNPKPELNAWKPFLGIFLSGIILSLIASCAVLLLSEDSGTPLPKPADDLSTLDLLYLRAYLRLHYDDLRSPSAPADGVFDVVEGETAAEICVRLEQQAWVHSADLVCNYLRYTGGDRRIGSGSFLIRAGQSPQQIADSLASAESKIRLFTLFAGWRLEETAEALPQSGIPMLPAEFLAAASGRPNSSGSLTALYAEIPSWANLEGFLLPGQYRLVPGDAAERLVERMAVNFWQSLSPGWIEAVRSRGLSVYQAVTMASIIEREAMLEEEMALIASVLYNRLAIDMRLQVDPTVQYALGFQTDRGGWWASPLRDADLGLDSPYNTYVFSGLPPGPICSPSMAALDAIAQPVPSGFYYYRAACDGSGRHNFAETYIQHLANACGG
- a CDS encoding SDR family oxidoreductase, producing MNLVTGATGHIGNVLVRKLIAAGEAVRVLIFPGEDTLPLKDMLVEMVTGDVLDPVSLRQAMRGVTRVFHLAGIISILPGRNPFVRRVNLDGTKNVIAEARRAGVRRLIYTSSIHAIRRAPHGVCIDERLPFDPENAAGEYDRSKAEASLAVLQAVRDGLDSVILCPTGVIGPHDFRCSELGQLILDCVNHKAQFYVDGAYDFVDVRDVADGVIRAADEGRNGETYILSGEQISVQRIIDVLWDLTGRRFSRIYIPFSLARFAARFSPLLYLHRKIKPRFTSYSLETLRSNSAISHAKATAELGYHPRSLMDTFADTVEWFRKHKRTALFT
- the ruvX gene encoding Holliday junction resolvase RuvX, with amino-acid sequence MKILAVDPGLRKIGLAVSDPTGTAARALEVFRPGSLRQACEKILEAVRREQAGRILIGRSGGPDSVPDDLTRFTHRLLADLRAAASVPVDLYDESFSTARAREIRLIRGERRKARRAEDDSLAAAAFLQEYLDAQAESQP
- the alaS gene encoding alanine--tRNA ligase, yielding MPKSKSSRAEPAKARKGARKTGAQIRKEFLDFFAARGHTVVPSASLVPGNDPTLLFTNAGMVQFKDVFLGTDKRPYVRAVDCQKCMRVAGKHNDLDEVGRDDTHHTFFEMLGNWSFGDYYKKEAIAWAWELLTGVWGLPADKLYATYFLDDQGDIAADEEAANEWKHQPGMDRAHVLPFGRKENFWEMADTGPCGPCSEIHLDRGEDACDKRAVPGHVCRVNGDCRRFTELWNLVFIQYNRTGPDTLEPLPAKHVDTGMGFDRLVAVLQDVNSNYRTDLLWPLIQAAQKLTGHSDKQREENFTAYRVIADHARAAAFLIADGVVPGNVGRNYICRMIIRRAALFGGKIGLTEPFLAQVAEAVVATYGEAYPELVRHREAVASALTLEERRFRATVDLGMDYLQGVLIDLRQKGEKKLPGRRAFDLYATYGLPLEITRDVLRESGMEVDAEGFRQAMEEHREVSGAAQTAGEMTGREAERYRKLLEELKQEGGLPENGVEYDPYSTFQMDEPILAILHGGQRVKTAQEGDEVEVILPRACLYIESGGQVADSGLLWMPGAEGGNDTAWDIVVAEAHRPVGGLIVLRGKVNSGRPAQGDLARMEVDEERRWSVMRNHTATHLLHAELRYVLGNHVRQAGSLVAPDRLRFDFTHHSMVSQPDLEKVERYVNEAILANYPVSPTEEAREEAVGKGAMALFGEKYGETVRTIAIGDDEKPFSYELCGGTHVTQTGDIGLFLIIAESSVASGVRRIEAVTGHTAVALVQERNRVLQQAGAYLGVGAEEVDRKVLEQMDELDRLRKENQRLRQEMAGAEFEASLERIEAIAGVPVLTVRVAQAGADTLRTLADVFRRKHASGIAAIGSVVDDKPLLIVTVSDDLTARGLRADELAKAAAKLIGGGGGGRPAMAQAGGTDPQRLEDALQTIRSAVKEKLG
- a CDS encoding DegV family protein → MIRIIADTTCALPRETTRKLNIPMLPQIIIFGEETYRDDSELDTAGFLTKLRASPVLPKTAAPPPALYAPVFKELLDQGDTILAVCPSAEVSGTLRSVQVAAQDFPGAPIHIVDMRTIAGMLGAAVLLADRWAKQGLGIEEILAKLETLKNRQRTYFVVDTLEYLHKGGRIGGASRLVGEVLQVKPILHILDGRVEAFEKQRTRKRALARLAELVAEECPKGNDSFLCVMQADAQGAAEELAGGLRRQTGAQEIPIYELPPAIVTHGGPGTLAVGFYVQPVT